A region from the Spea bombifrons isolate aSpeBom1 chromosome 7, aSpeBom1.2.pri, whole genome shotgun sequence genome encodes:
- the LOC128501200 gene encoding dual specificity protein phosphatase 14-like, which translates to MPLQLPAMNFRSHRLLRRSSAAVSKPPVEVSGGTGVSGPGSIAQISPCLYLSSGNAAGSRHLVYARNVTCIVNATLEIPNSNWPDVDYVKVPVPDLPHAPLALYFDSVADRIHQNGKRNGRTLVHCVAGVSRSATLCIAYLMKYHRLSLLDAHQWVKTRRPVVRPNGGFWQQLIQYEKKLFGKNTVRLVPSPLGLVPDIYERETRSLIPVWGFR; encoded by the coding sequence ATGCCCCTGCAGCTCCCCGCCATGAATTTCCGCAGCCACCGGCTCCTCCGCCGTTCCTCTGCGGCCGTGTCCAAGCCCCCCGTGGAGGTGAGCGGCGGCACGGGGGTCTCCGGCCCGGGGAGCATCGCTCAGATCAGCCCCTGCCTCTACCTCTCCAGCGGGAACGCCGCCGGCAGCCGCCACCTGGTGTACGCCCGCAACGTCACGTGCATCGTCAACGCCACGCTGGAGATTCCCAACTCCAACTGGCCGGACGTGGACTACGTGAAGGTGCCGGTGCCGGACCTGCCACACGCGCCACTCGCACTCTACTTCGACTCGGTCGCCGACCGGATCCACCAGAACGGCAAGCGGAACGGCCGGACGCTGGTGCACTGCGTGGCCGGCGTCAGCCGCTCGGCGACTCTCTGCATCGCCTACCTGATGAAATACCACCGGCTGTCCCTGCTCGACGCCCACCAGTGGGTGAAGACCCGGCGGCCCGTGGTCCGGCCCAACGGCGGCTTCTGGCAGCAGCTCATCCAGTACGAGAAGAAGCTCTTCGGCAAGAACACGGTGAGGCTGGTGCCGTCGCCGCTCGGCCTCGTGCCGGACATTTACGAACGAGAGACTCGCAGCCTCATCCCGGTGTGGgggtttagataa
- the HIRIP3 gene encoding HIRA-interacting protein 3 — translation MAGDGEMRSFIRRLLQGTTDLSALTHSVVRSAYLAHCGKRVLPPQERQTLKRIVEEELLKMQEDSSDDEPLVRKIRKRQRTDSDVDPGARKEPPDKKSKQDGRSEEEDSGIEPSRDIKRLSGSSPETAVKTKAVTDSESDLEATNQKQEKGRGSQDNRKIKIGRSELPREKKSKSESAAARRKETPSKPAAKRIPKTQKGKKRKETVSDDETPRKGTPKKETDSESEDEKPVKKKSARKKETDSESDDAKPLKKKSALSKETDSESDDDKPLKKKSAPSKETDSESDDDKPLKKKSAPSKETDSESDDDKPLKKKRAPSKETDSESDDDKPLKKKSAPSKETDSESEDDKPLKKKSAPSKETDSESEDEKSLKKKSARKKETVSENNQLPKKKSAPNKETDSESEDDKPLKKKSTPSKETDSESEDDKPLKKKSTQSKETDSESDDDKPLKKKSAPSKETDSESEDDKPQKKKSALSKETDSESEDDKPLKKKSTQSKETDSESDDDKPLKKKSAPSKETDSESDDDKPLKKKRAPSKETGGKRKAGVTKKNSTDKEKTNHGRSRGQEKKRAQETDGESEEVEKRSREGTSDSESDGESGTKEAKGKKTDGESEQEDESADQTKKAGESDSSEGSEDKGHSSKKQDKGSSKEEHPSVVRLKRYIHTCGARRNYKKLLLGCRSVKAMVQLLKNELEELGVKGKPTLEKCRVVRLKREEAAELAELDTSNIITTAGRPRRRSTWNPYQPSPTRDPSPTRYRKDLASDSDEEGAPPRKKRPVDWSCLQGIISDDGDSD, via the exons ATGGCGGGAGATGGGGAGATGCGGAGTTTCATCAGGAgactgctgcaggggaccacAGACCTCAG CGCCCTCACTCACTCCGTGGTGCGCTCCGCGTACTTGGCTCACTGCGGGAAGCGAGTGCTGCCCCCCCAGGAGCGTCAGACCCTCAAGCGCATTGTGGAGGAAGAGCTGCTGAAGATGCAG GAGGACTCCAGTGACGACGAGCCGCTCGTTCGGAAGATCCGGAAGCGACAGCGCACTGACAGCGACGTGGACCCCGGCGCCAGGAAGGAGCCCCCCGACAAAAAGAGCAAGCAAG aCGGCAGATCAGAagaggaggattctgggatTGAACCGTCAAGAGACATCAAGAGACTGTCGGGAAGCTCTCCAGAAACCGCCGTGAAGACCAAAGCCGTTACAGACAGCGAGAGCGACCTGGaggcaaccaatcagaaacaagagaaggggagagggtcTCAGGACAACCGCAAGATAAAGATAGGGAGAAGCGAGCTGCCCCGGGAGAAAAAGAGCAAGAGCGAGAGTGCTGCGGCGAGACGCAAAGAGACGCCAAGCAAACCGGCTGCCAAAAGAATACCCAAGAcgcaaaaggggaaaaaaagaaaagagacagtCAGCGACGATGAGACGCCGCGAAAGGGCACACcaaaaaaagagacagacagTGAAAGTGAGGATGAGAAGCCAGTAAAGAAAAAGAGTGCACGGAAAAAAGAGACGGACAGCGAGAGTGACGATGCCAAGCCGCTAAAGAAAAAGAGCGCTCTGAGTAAAGAGACAGACAGTGAGAGTGACGATGACAAGCCGCTAAAGAAAAAGAGCGCTCCGAGTAAAGAGACAGACAGTGAGAGTGACGATGACAAGCCGCTAAAGAAAAAGAGTGCTCCTAGTAAAGAGACAGACAGCGAGAGTGACGATGACAAGCCGCTAAAGAAAAAGAGAGCGCCGAGTAAAGAGACAGACAGTGAGAGTGACGATGACAAGCCGCTAAAGAAAAAGAGCGCGCCGAGTAAAGAGACGGACAGCGAGAGTGAGGATGACAAGCCGCTAAAGAAAAAGAGCGCTCCTAGTAAAGAGACGGACAGCGAGAGTGAGGATGAAAAGTCGCTAAAGAAGAAAAGTGCAAGGAAAAAGGAGACAGTCAGTGAGAACAATCAGCTGCCAAAGAAAAAGAGCGCTCCAAATAAAGAGACGGACAGCGAGAGTGAGGATGACAAGCCGCTAAAGAAAAAGAGCACGCCGAGTAAAGAGACGGACAGCGAGAGTGAGGATGACAAGCCGCTAAAGAAAAAGAGCACTCAGAGTAAAGAGACAGACAGCGAGAGTGACGATGATAAGCCACTAAAGAAAAAGAGTGCTCCTAGTAAAGAGACGGACAGCGAGAGTGAGGATGACAAGCCGCAAAAGAAAAAGAGCGCTCTGAGTAAAGAGACAGACAGCGAGAGTGAGGATGACAAGCCGCTAAAGAAAAAGAGCACTCAGAGTAAAGAGACAGACAGCGAGAGTGACGATGATAAGCCACTAAAGAAAAAGAGCGCTCCGAGTAAAGAGACGGACAGCGAGAGTGACGATGACAAGCCGCTAAAGAAAAAGAGAGCGCCGAGTAAAGAGACGGGCGGTAAGCGGAAGGCAGGAGTCACAAAAAAGAATTCCACAGACAAAGAGAAAACCAATCATGGAAGATCTCGGggtcaagaaaagaaaagagcgCAAGAAACGGACGGCGAGAGCGAAGAGGTGGAGAAAAGATCTCGCGAGGGGACATCGGACAGCGAGAGCGATGGAGAGAGCGGCACGAAGGAGGCCAAGGGGAAAAAGACAGACGGGGAGAGCGAGCAGGAAGATGAGAGCGCTGACCAGACGAAGAAGGCTGGAGAGAGCGACTCGTCCGAGGGCTCCGAGGATAAGGGCCACAGCAGCAAGAAGCAGGACaag GGCTCTTCGAAGGAGGAGCATCCGTCAGTGGTCCGCTTGAAGCGTTACATCCACACGTGCGGAGCGCGCAGGAACTACAAGAAGCTGCTGCTGGGCTGCCGCTCCGTCAAGGCCATGGTGCAGCTTCTGAAGAATGAGTTGGAGGAGCTGGGGGTCAAAG GGAAGCCGACTCTGGAGAAGTGCCGGGTCGTGCGGCTGAAGAGGGAGGAGGCGGCGGAGCTGGCGGAGTTGGATACGAGTAACATCATTACCACAGCGG GTCGCCCTCGGCGACGTTCAACTTGGAACCCCTACCAGCCGTCCCCGACCCGCGACCCGTCGCCCACCAGGTACCGGAAAGACCTGGCCTCCGACTCCGATGAGGAGGGGGCCCCGCCGCGCAAGAAGAGGCCCGTGGACTGGTCCTGCCTGCAGGGCATCATCAGCGACGACGGGGACAGCGACTGA
- the INO80E gene encoding INO80 complex subunit E: MSLPSPLFPGAEMNGPGDGEVDYKRKYKNLKRKLKFLVYEQECFQEELRRAQRKLLKVSRDKSFLLDRVLLYENVDDDSSDSDVTASSDNSDTEGVRGTVAPSAKRKRSPPAGQVSSPPSSSTSLSLHAAGGTYMSAMNSPPYTPFPSEYLAPLPNTTPPKPERPKKDRKNRWVKSKKPKIPLGSPTGCGNVLPFGSRASALTPLSSSSKLTPPPTILSTVPQQMFSDGGEGSGDEGPLDGDEEDDLVIDIPE; the protein is encoded by the exons ATGTCACTGCCTTCCCCACTATTTCCGGGCGCAGAGATGAACGGCCCGGGGGACGGAGAGGTGGATTACAAGCGGAAATACAAGAACCTCAAGCGGAAACTGAAATTCCTCGTCTAT GAGCAGGAATGTTTCCAGGAGGAGCTGAGGAGAGCCCAGCGGAAGCTGCTCAAAGTATCCAGAGATAAGAG CTTCCTGTTGGACAGAGTCCTGCTCTATGAGAACGTTGATGACGACTCATCAG ACTCTGATGTGACCGCTTCCTCTGACAACAGTGACACCGAGGGTGTCCGCGGAACCGTTGCCCCCTCAGCCAAGAG GAAACGGAGTCCCCCCGCCGGCCAGGTCTCTTCTCCACCCTCTTCTTCCACGAGCCTGTCCTTGCACGCAGCCGGGGGCACGTACATGAGCGCT ATGAACTCACCCCCCTACACCCCGTTCCCCTCGGAATATCTGGCTCCTCTCCCCAACACTACGCCCCCCAAACCCGAACGACCCAAGAAAGACAGAAAGAACCGCTGGGTTAAGTCAAAGAAGCCCAAG aTCCCACTGGGCTCCCCCACCGGCTGCGGTAACGTCTTGCCTTTTGGCTCTCGCGCGTCCGCCCTGACTCCGTTGTCATCCTCCAGCAAGCTCACCCCACCTCCCACTATCCTCAGTACCGTGCCCCAGCAGATGTTCAGCGATGGCGGGGAGGGCAGCGGAGATGAGGGGCCTTTGGATGGAGATGAAGAGGATGACTTGGTCATAGACATTCCCGAGTGA
- the LOC128502286 gene encoding uncharacterized protein LOC128502286, with amino-acid sequence MAKRRREKEAPPAELDLTPFSLHLLKRAQLQQHCKRLGLGGRGKNTDLIQRLRDHIKQTLPADPASPVAPSPEEPDESAKEPAERPGWCVVHGLRLTTARWVQLTLRCGRVCVPHGGSYVPLHLIPSSSPTPPDLQDNLICGECEERNQKKELRCQQKSNSQDKNNPHNGQVGNSDMKSTSRSRNKSGRFQPQEDPEYARRVDELLGKLATGQVDSEKVLQPVCPAVIHSPFGKQEVSPLSISRVPGPPLH; translated from the exons ATGGCCAAACGGCGGCGCGAGAAGGAGGCTCCTCCCGCCGAGCTGGACTTAACCCCTTTCTCCCTGCATCTCCTGAAGAGGGCCCAGCTCCAGCAGCACTGCAAGAGGCTGGGACTAGGTGGTAGAGGAAag AACACGGATCTCATCCAGAGGCTGCGGGATCACATCAAACAGACGCTACCTGCTGATCCG GCGTCTCCGGTCGCTCCGTCCCCCGAAGAGCCGGACGAATCTGCGAAGGAGCCGGCAG AGCGTCCCGGCTGGTGCGTCGTCCACGGCCTGCGGCTGACTACGGCTCGATGGGTTCAGCTGACTCTTCGCTGCGGCCGCGTCTGCGTCCCCCACGGGGGCTCCTATGTGCCCCTCCACCTGATCCCCTCATCCTCGCCCACCCCACCGGACCTCCAGGACAACCTGATCTGCGGGGAGTGCGAGGAGAG GAATCAGAAGAAGGAACTGCGTTGCCAGCAAAAGTCCAACTCTCAAG ATAAGAATAACCCCCATAATGGGCAAGTGGGGAATTCTGACATGAAGAG TACGTCCCGATCCCGCAATAAATCCGGCCGCTTCCAGCCTCAGGAGGATCCGGAATACGCTCGCAGG GTGGACGAGCTCCTCGGTAAACTGGCCACCGGGCAGGTCGACTCGGAGAAGGTCCTGCAGCCGGTCTGCCCCGCCGTCATCCACTCCCCCTTCGGGAAGCAGGAGGTCAGCCCTCTGTCCATCAGCCGCGTCCCGGGGCCGCCCCTGCACTAG